The following proteins come from a genomic window of Populus nigra chromosome 6, ddPopNigr1.1, whole genome shotgun sequence:
- the LOC133697166 gene encoding uncharacterized protein LOC133697166 yields MNRNHHNPSELPDSPATNTGSEGVSDQNFHSISDRFLFKRNPNPSTNSPHKSSKSPPDRLRRWHHYTNKSNNRKGGWFSCIPFRGIYLFYFVMFLAVFAFVLASILLQSSITGMVVFSKGWIDHRRSIREGLKSGTTLKFVPGLRSRLLLEGHGLDHARVLANRVGLRPPRLAIILGNMKKDPQSLMLLSVMKNLRKLGYALKIYALGNGETRTMWEDIGGRISVLRPKQYDLIDWSIFEGVMVDSLEAKEVVSSLSQEPFQSIPLVWIIQEDTLANRLPLYQDMNLQHLVSHWRSTFNRANVVVFPDFALPMLYSVLDTGNFFVIPGSPVDVWDAESYSKTHAKHQLRVDHGFSKDDLVVLVVGSSFFYDELSWEYTVALHTLGPVLAEYARSKDAEGSFKFVFLCGNSTDDDAFQEIVSRVGLHPSSVRHYDLNGDANSVLLVADIVLYGSSQDEQGFPPVLIRAMTFGIPVIAPDIPTMKKYVSDEAHGIFFSKYNPEALTRALSLLISNGKLSKFAETVAFSGRLLAKNMLASECITGYARLLENMLSFPSDTLLPGPVSKLEQREWEWNLFSKELEQETDDLSGMYESLFFSRETSIVYSLEKEWSNLVNSTIISENGTEIIVPDTPTESDWDVLMEIESFEEHERVVKEELEERMDKTRGLWDDIYRSARKSEKFKFESNERDEGELERTGQPVCIYEIYDGAGAWPLLHHGSLYRGLSLSTKARRSRSDDVDAVARLPLLNESYYQNILCEIGGMFSIAIRVDAIHKRPWIGFQSWHAAGRKVSLSFKAEKVLEERTQEENKDVMYFWARLGMDGGVTGSNEELTFWSMCDVLNGGRCRTAFEDAFRQMYDLPSHLEALPPMPEDGGHWSALHSWVMPTPSFLEFVMFSRMFVDSLDALQSNSSQVNKCLLSSTELEEKHCYCRIMEVLVNIWAYHSARRMVYIDPHTGSVEEQHPIKQRKEITWKKYFNLTVLKSMDEDLAEAADDGDHPRERWLWPLTGEVHWQGIYEREREERYRIKMDKKRKTREKLVERLKAGYRQKPLGG; encoded by the exons ATGAACCGAAACCACCACAACCCGTCCGAACTCCCAGACTCCCCCGCCACCAATACCGGTTCCGAAGGTGTTTCCGATCAAAATTTCCACTCGATCAGCGACCGTTTTCTTTTCAAACGAAACCCTAACCCTAGCACTAATAGTCCACATAAATCAAGTAAATCACCTCCGGATCGGTTGCGCCGATGGCATCACTACACAAACAAAAGCAACAACCGCAAGGGCGGGTGGTTCTCGTGTATTCCATTTCGCGGCATTTATTTGTTCTACTTTGTGATGTTTCTCGCTGTTTTCGCTTTCGTTTTGGCGTCTATTTTGCTGCAGAGTTCGATTACCGGTATGGTTGTGTTTAGTAAAGGGTGGATCGATCATCGGAGATCGATTAGAGAAGGTTTGAAGTCAGGCACTACATTGAAATTCGTGCCCGGTTTAAGATCACGGTTGCTTTTGGAAGGTCATGGGCTTGATCATGCTAGAGTGCTGGCTAATAGAGTTGGCCTCCGCCCTCCCAGACTCGCAATT ATCTTAGGAAACATGAAGAAAGATCCACAGTCATTGATGTTGCTTAGTGTGATGAAGAATCTGCGGAAACTTGGTTATGCACTTAAG ATATATGCTTTGGGGAATGGTGAAACAAGAACAATGTGGGAGGATATAGGAGGCCGGATATCAGTTTTAAGACCAAAGCAATATGACCTTATTGATTGGTCCAT ttttgaAGGTGTTATGGTCGATTCTCTTGAAGCCAAAGAGGTAGTTTCGAG CCTCTCACAGGAGCCATTTCAGTCAATACCACTTGTATGGATAATCCAAGAAGATACCCTTGCAAATCGTCTTCCATTGTATCAGGATATGAACTTGCAGCATTTGGTGTCTCATTGGAGAAGTACCTTTAACAGGGCTAATGTTGTTGTATTTCCAGACTTCGCTTTGCCA ATGTTATATAGTGTGCTTGACACTGGAAACTTCTTTGTGATTCCTGGATCACCAGTAGATGTGTGGGATGCTGAAAGCTACAGTAAAACACATGCAAAGCATCAGCTAAGGGTGGACCATGGATTCAGCAAAGATGATTTGGTGGTTCTAGTTGTCGGGAGTTCTTTCTTCTATGATGAGCTATCATGGGAATACACCGTGGCACTGCATACTCTAGGACCTGTACTAGCCGAATATGCAAGGAGCAAAGATGCTGAAGGAtcgtttaaatttgttttcttatgtgGTAATTCCACCGATGATGATGCTTTCCAG GAAATTGTTTCTCGTGTGGGACTTCATCCTAGCTCTGTGCGGCATTATGACCTGAATGGTGATGCCAACAGTGTGTTATTAGTGGCAGATATTGTTCTTTATGGTTCTTCCCAAGATGAACAGGGTTTTCCTCCAGTGCTCATCCGAGCCATGACCTTTGGAATCCCAGTCATCGCACCTGATATTCCAACCATGAAAAAATAT GTTAGTGATGAAGCCCATGggatatttttctcaaaatataaCCCTGAAGCATTGACGAGGGCTTTATCTCTTTTGATATCAAACGGGAAACTTTCTAAATTTGCTGAAACAGTTGCTTTCTCTGGAAGACTGCTTGCTAAGAACATGCTTGCATCAGAATGTATAACAGGTTATGCAAGGCTTTTGGAGAATATGCTTAGTTTTCCATCAGATACCTTGTTGCCTGGACCTGTGTCTAAGCTTGAACAGAGGGAATGGGAATGGAACTTGTTTAGCAAGGAACTAGAACAGGAAACTGATGATTTGTCAGGCATGTATGagagcctttttttttccagagaaACCAGTATTGTTTATTCCCTTGAGAAAGAATGGAGCAATCTTGTTAATTCAACAATCATCTCTGAGAATGGAACGGAAATTATAGTACCAGATACTCCAACAGAATCAGATTGGGATGTTTTGATGGAAATAGAGAGCTTTGAAGAACATGAGAGGGTGGTAAAAGAGGAG CTTGAAGAAAGAATGGATAAAACTCGTGGTCTGTGGGATGATATATATCGCAGTGCTCGAAAATCTGAAAAGTTCAAGTTTGAAAGCAATGAAAGGGATGAAGGAGAGCTAGAAAGGACAGGCCAGCCAGTATGCATTTATGAGATATATGATGGAGCTGGGGCCTGGCCACTTTTGCACCATGGATCTTTATACCGTGGCTTAAGTCTT TCTACAAAAGCGCGGAGATCAAGATCAGATGACGTGGATGCAGTTGCCCGGCTTCCCCTCCTGAACGAAAGCTACTATCAGAATATATTATGCGAAATAGGAGGAATGTTTTCTATTGCAATTAGGGTGGATGCCATTCACAAGAGACCTTGGATTGGGTTTCAATCATGGCATGCTGCTGGTAGGAAG GTTTCATTATCATTTAAAGCTGAAAAAGTTCTAGAAGAAAGGacacaagaagaaaataaagatgtAATGTACTTCTGGGCTCGCTTGGGCATGGATGGTGGAGTTACTGGAAGCAATGAGGAACTCACTTTCTGGTCCATGTGCGACGTCTTAAACGGAGGACGCTGCAG AACTGCTTTTGAAGACGCCTTCCGCCAGATGTATGACTTGCCATCACATCTTGAAGCTCTTCCTCCAATGCCAGAAGATGGAGGTCACTGGTCCGCCCTGCATAGCTGGGTCATGCCAACCCCTTCCTTTCTGGAGTTCGTTATGTTTTCACG AATGTTTGTTGATTCTCTTGATGCTCTGCAATCCAACTCTAGCCAAGTGAACAAGTGTTTGTTGAGTTCCACTGAGCTCGAG GAAAAGCATTGTTATTGTCGGATAATGGAAGTCCTTGTTAATATTTGGGCTTATCATAGTGCACGAAGGATGGTTTACATTGATCCACACACTGGTTCTGTAGAAGAGCAGCACCCGATTAAGCAAAGAAAGGAAATTACGTGGAAAAAGTATTTTAACCTTACAGTATTGAAGAGTATGGACGAAGATCTTGCAGAGGCAGCGGATGATGGAGATCATCCAAGGGAGAGGTGGCTATGGCCACTAACAGGAGAAGTGCATTGGCAAGGGATTTATGAAAGGGAGAGGGAAGAAAGATACAGAATAAAAATGGACAAGAAGAggaaaacaagagagaaactAGTTGAAAGGTTGAAGGCTGGATACAGACAGAAACCACTTGGGGGATAA
- the LOC133695853 gene encoding uncharacterized protein LOC133695853, whose product MHAIKGGWVGQTFALAKSIDSGGKKSRIRRSKEERKGMVESFIKKYQSLNNGNFPSLNLTHKEVGGSFYTVREIVREIIQENRVLGPGKLPLEEQYNDLFVEQYPLGTISTEPQTSLSISPIGSPEHDQHESSGEALDLISEQHAEPEQQGFNNGKIINGSHVIVKNEEADKPKAAEVQVTEPLETEKRMEGVAASRAKVTQMADLMVETFPLPPATKSAGNLNGNSSNVREVNEILEEKDVEKVLLEPEQDPENKSAGNLNGNSSNVREVNGILEEKDVEKVLLEPEQDPENGISLPDGMSSLHNSSLVDDNEVSLHGSSLVDDKEVEKPAVPLLERSSDLACEKAVENLVVLAMGSSNASVTDEGIVQDAEADIDVKVKSSHDEKAIAETKVIDAQNGIQAKSSTVGSQSIAKEVEMKDEASFQHSQDSQKQSSPTLNRINLESWGGASKNRPEPETNPLLAIFKSFLAALVKFWSE is encoded by the exons ATGCATGCCATCAAGGGTGGCTGGGTTGGCCAAACATTTGCCTTAGCTAAGTCCATTGATTCTGGAGGGAAGAAGTCACGGATTCGGCGCTCAAAGGAGGAGAGGAAGGGAATGGTCGAGTCCTTTATAAAGAA GTACCAGAGTTTAAACAATGGGAATTTTCCATCTCTTAATCTCACACACAAGGAAGTTGGTGGGTCCTTTTACACTGTTCGGGAGATTGTTCGGGAGATAATCCAAGAAAATAGAGTTCTTGGTCCTGGCAAGTTGCCGCTGGAGGAGCAGTACAATGATCTGTTTGTGGAGCAGTACCCGTTGGGTACAATTTCAACAGAACCTCAAACTTCTCTGTCCATATCTCCAATTGGAAGTCCTGAACATGATCAGCATGAGAGCTCAGGTGAAGCGCTGGATTTAATTTCTGAGCAACATGCTGAACCTGAACAGCAGGGATTCAATAATGGGAAAATCATTAACGGGAGTCATGTAATTGTAAAGAATGAAGAAGCTGATAAACCAAAAGCTGCTGAGGTTCAAGTTACTGAACCTCTGGAAACAGAGAAGAGAATGGAAGGAGTGGCAGCATCTAGGGCTAAAGTAACTCAAATGGCTGATTTAATGGTAGAGACATTCCCGTTGCCACCTGCTACCAAATCAGCTGGAAACTTGAATGGAAATTCCAGTAATGTAAGGGAGGTAAACGAGATTTTAGAAGAGAAAGATGTTGAAAAGGTGCTCTTGGAGCCGGAACAGGACCCAGAAAATAAATCAGCTGGAAACTTGAATGGAAATTCCAGTAATGTAAGGGAGGTAAACGGGATTTTAGAAGAGAAAGATGTTGAAAAGGTGCTCTTGGAGCCGGAACAGGACCCAGAAAATGGCATTTCTTTGCCAGACGGAATGAGTTCCTTGCATAATAGCAGTTTGGTAGATGACAATGAAGTTTCCTTGCATGGTAGCAGTTTGGTAGATGACAAAGAAGTGGAAAAGCCAGCAGTTCCATTGTTGGAACGAAGCTCTGATTTGGCATGTGAGAAAGCAGTGGAAAACCTTGTAGTTTTGGCAATGGGAAGCTCAAACGCATCTGTCACTGACGAAGGCATTGTGCAGGATGCTGAGGCAGACATAGATGTGAAGGTGAAGTCATCACATGATGAGAAGGCAATTGCTGAAACTAAG gttATTGACGCTCAAAATGGCATCCAAGCAAAATCTTCAACTGTTGGTAGTCAGTCAATAGCCAAGGAGGTTGAGATGAAAGATGAAGCTtcctttcaacatagtcaggaCTCGCAGAAACAAAGCAGTCCAACATTAAACAGAATTAATCT GGAATCGTGGGGAGGGGCATCTAAGAATCGACCAGAACCAGAAACCAACCCGCTTTTGGCCATTTTTAAATCATTCCTAGCTGCCTTAGTGAAATTTTGGTCAGAATAA
- the LOC133696459 gene encoding cyclin-dependent protein kinase inhibitor SMR1-like: MSSDQELFQNLPKLGLKVIKTTRNDDGEDDDCEQYECCTPTSAQHKIPALLTCPPAPKKPPRSPDSCKRKLSNLHFFEVMNREEVDLFFRSSKKVGFASGVVA, encoded by the coding sequence ATGTCTAGCGATCAAGAACTCTTCCAAAACTTGCCAAAACTTGGATTGAAAGTGATAAAGACGACTCGTAATGATGATGGTGAAGATGATGACTGTGAGCAATATGAGTGCTGCACTCCAACATCAGCTCAACACAAGATTCCTGCCTTGTTAACCTGTCCACCAGCACCAAAGAAACCACCAAGAAGTCCAGATTCATGCAAGAGGAAACTGTCAAATCTGCACTTTTTTGAGGTTATGAACCGTGAAGAGGTGGACTTGTTTTTTAGGTCAAGCAAGAAGGTTGGTTTTGCCTCTGGGGTGGTCGCCTAA